In Styela clava chromosome 10, kaStyClav1.hap1.2, whole genome shotgun sequence, the sequence CTTCTTTATTCCTAACTTAGTCGAAGAAACGACCCAGACACCTGACGAAACTACAGTAAGCATTGACGAAACTACGGAACCAATGTTTTGGGAGCCGTCTACCTTTTCTGAACAAAATACTGGAACGACCTCCCAGACTAAGGCGAGCAGCACAAGCGGCTTTCATAGCACAGATGGATCCCCGACAACTGATAATAAAGAAGATTCAGACACCACTGCAGTTTCTACAAAAAATTCCAATACGGAGAGTACCGTTAACACCGATGGATCTAACAGCATGGAAGGTAGTGGTTCGACTACCAATCTTATGACTGATGGAACAACTTCAACGATTAAAATTGCAGGACCGGATAAAGGCGTTCTGGAAGGTTGGTAGACACCGTGTGTTAAAACAAGTTAACAATTATTTTTCCATGTAACAGAAAACCGAAGTTTATATTGCTGAAAAATCTCTACAGGCAATTGAATTATAGCAAGGGTAAGCCCGCGCATTGTTGCACACATTTTTAAATTGGCTTGGTTTGATTCAATTCGCTAATAGCAGAAAATTGTAGGCCTAccttgttttcattttatttctaatatataGGTGGCAATTATTGTCATACTCCACTTAATATTAACACGTTTGTATTGCACCTATACAGAGTCTGATACACCGGAAAAGTTGGTCTCGAACAACTGTCCTATGAACTGTGAAAACGATGGTGAATGTCTGATCAGAGAAACAAATGACCCTATTGCAAAGGAAGAAGCATATTGCAAATGTTCAGAAGGATTCGACGGAGAAAAATGCGAAAACATTGTTACCAATAGCGGTAAGACTCAGTACCTTCCTTAAATGTGCCTACAGCCCTACAGTGTCAATCTGCAAGCTCAAGACAAAATGAGTCTGCGATTCACATCTATACATACTTGGAAATATTATGACGATAGTTGTCGAAATACTGTATAACGTTTGCTTCTTACTATTTGGAACGTATTTCAACATTTTCGTTTACTCTGGATATTTTTTCGCCTCGTGGCATTCTTAACTTTTTATTCCACCATTTCAGATGGATTCCCAGTGGCGATTATCATTGTGATTGTCATAGTAAGTATCATTGTTATTCTTCTCATTGTTATATGCGTTCTCTGCCAATTACACAGACGGAAAAAGGGAGAATACAGGGTCGTCAGCCACTTCCGAAAATGGGCGAGGAGAGGAAAGGCAAAGGTAAGACGGTTTGAACTAAGAATTAAACGCTAATCGTTTTTCAGAAACAGCAATTCACATAAAATCAGAAATTGAATTTGAGCATATCTAACAGAAAACCTTCCTGAATGAATAAAATACTACTTTAATTGATGCCATGATGAATACTGGCGACAACTGAAAACAGACTATCCAGTCTTAACATTCCTTTACAATCACAAACTTTCAGTATTTCTTCaagatattattttcaaatatattgtacATAATaatatggatgtttccccgaacatcgatttccttgtttatttccgtaacaattacaaatcagaaataagttaacaatgacgtaGCAATTGGAATTTATGTCGCCGCTCAGACACTTatttcgctcagacagatattcaagcgtggttgtTAACATTGTCtctttttggtagttttgcgtgttattcgTCAGTTTTTAGCTGTGTTTTCAAAAAATGGTTTCAAATCATATAATTATTTGTTTTCTAAAGACCTTTAGCTTAGTTACAATAATCCAAAATTAATATCGCAAACGCTGCGATATACTAGCCTGAAATTAGCTATCTATACCTATAAGCGGCACGcggtttattgttttgaatagaaATGATACTTTTGAACATGtgagccagtttgtaagcgccaactttccaaaacactctcaaaatcaaCGTTGAACATTTTGTAATGATAAAGTATAGAAAGTATCTTTTAGGGGTCAAGGAAACGtccatttttaaattattccttACATATTACGTGTTTTTTACAGCAAAAAGGGGTCGAAGATGATAAAGACGCTACAGATTTGGAAGGAAAAGAAATTACAACCCCCACTACAAGTGTTCAAAGCATTCAAAACTCCGATGCATCATCAGCATCTAAAACTCAAGTTTAATGATTGCGTCGTGATTTAAATATGACGTCACACTGCCTCTATGACACCATGAACACAATTGTTCCACTGCCAACTAACTGCAAATTTATTTCTCTCTTCCACAAGATGTGGTAATTATACTAACTCACATGCACGAACTAATAAGTACATGGATATGACTGCTTGAGGCTAATCAATGATAAACATCATCTCCTTATAAATTGAATGGAGAAATTCAGACTCTCGGCCGCAAtacttcatttattttattatcatatCAGACTAGCCAACAATGCGTAGAAAATCAGAGATTGATTACTATCAGTGACCATTTGTTTTCCACCAGACATCTTCTGTTTTCCACCCACCGGTTCTTCTAAGATTTTGAAGACAAATTATTGACAGACTTCTTGGTAAACAATATTACATGTACGGTATCTACGGTGATACACAGCACACATAGAGCAAAAAGAAGAGGCTTTGTTTGATCCATCTAGTGCTAACTGTATTTTCcttttaatttcaagtttttatgTCGCATCGATATATTTTGCGCCTTTTGTACAGTGTGATATAATATCGCAAATACACAATgcgaaaaagttgaatttttttttggattgGGAAGGGCAGTCAACTGAAGCAATAATAGTTTATATTTACTTTGTATATTGGTATTTGTATATTGAACTTCCGTACGATCATGTTTACATATAATATTCCATGAATCGCCAATTccgataataaaaaattaatatgagagcaaaattatacaaaaatccAAGTTGGTCAAACATTAAACTGTCACGATCACTTAGAAGCCTGCACATAATCATGAATACGTGAAATATTTCCCTTCCTCTCAGACACCAGTTTTGGTGAGATGGAACAATTTTATGATATAAATAGAGGAcgtgcacgggtcacgtgactttgtttactggacggcaaaaaaacaaaaacgcccagctggctcctgtcagttgcaagtcggattatacgtttccgttttgtttggctgttgaaaatggttatttcgtattgttccgttggctgtacgtatagtatagaccagtgattctcaaagtgggcgatatcgccccccggtgggcgaaaacgattcagaggggggcgaaaaagtcgatgGGGGCATCGTACACTTATTGTGCTAtgcgtgctttcgtaggtttgaatcgcgttggcgattatcacacgccaAAGGATTGCTGTACTTGTCTTCGCAATAAGGTACGgcagtttgcgtatcccagtggtcagcaaaatacggccggagtaaaataacctggcccgggacgcttcactgaatggacctttacCCGACTTTTGACCCcggaaaatattttgtatacttttccattttaaaattttcggtgcttattctaagagtggtttcgcgagttgttgcctgtaaaatggggtatccgtttcaaactatcattctaattcacaccattcaacaatttgttttttaaaagtaccggtaaagaattttagcctagtttatcacagctatttctatactaatttttgattactgttattaaactgaaactcctaggatgacaaagtgatcattgacttatttgatttatatttaaaacaacTAAAACTAACGATTATAATTCAGAACGCGAAAATGaagtaatgttcacgaccacgcctaaaaatctgtctgagtgagaaatgtatctgagcggatgcgaaagggggcatcgttacgtttatttttgcatcttactgattggccaatgtcacgaagtaaacaaggaagtctatgcccggggaaacattcaAGCGGCGGTTTTGACtaagaattaattttattcataatCTACGCAAGgaataaattacatttttttacgtaacagaattcatcgtgagacacgtttggacttaatttcattatatcctgaaaattctgctgaacagctactcgtttaacgagcctacaatttaattataattagacaaatggaaacacgcagaaaagtttatgccgagtgcaggggttcaatagcgcagtaaatattcgaatatattgcaattcaATAAggaaatttaattcatattctattcgggAGATTCGTTCActacttaatttttgtaagaatgtatctccCTAAATCTGTATCTGCCTGAAATTTCTTAAGTGCCCGATTTAAGTATTTTGTGCTtgcggttgccagattttatcattcatattcaatttcaaataaatccaaaaagtacgatggttacctatatgttgtcaaatgatATTGCTTATTGCATTATTAAAAAAGCTGAAATTGTTGTAGAACTAGGAATTTCCTTCAGAAAGCAATGATTAGTAAGTTCTGACTCAAATAATTAAAGAAAATTGTtgcaaaaatatatggcaaatgtaatcgaaaaaaatgaaaaatcaggcgcttgcgaaatttgacccttcatcaccagtcccaatcgtttctgttttttaacaaaaaagacGTCATTCCAATCATACAAAAGTATGAGTGTATATGtattagttttctgcttcaaagtaagtaaaaacatcgGAAATAGGTATTTACAAATTgtctggttttagtattttgtgcttgaggttgccagattttatcattcatattcaatttcaaataaatcctaaaagtacgatggttgaccatatgttgttgaatggtattgctcattgcatTATTGAAAACGCTCAAATGGTTGTGGAACAATAAATGGgcgttagaaagcaaagaatagtAAGTTCTGACGCGAATAATTTAAGAAATAATtgcgaaaaaatatggcaactgtcatcgagaaaaatgaaaaatcaggcacttgcgaaatatgacacgtctccatcagtcacaaacggtattgtattttaccaaaatgttgtagattcaatcatacaaagtgtgtatatttaattttttgcttTAAAGTAATCggatacattgtaaaataggttTCCACTAAGTGCCTGAAATGAAATTACCGTTACCAgagatttctatattttgtcatcaatgttgccacatttcactattgaaaaattaattataccctaataaattgaaaataatattgttttattgcaatatatgaatgcgaaaatttatttaaagtcTAATTATTTTGTCAAGTATATTGAAAACCGCAATGACTttaggtaaaaataaaaaatatcaaagtccCTGAAATAGTGCCTGATTTTAGGGAGACCCTATCgtagtcaagtctgcaagtggTCCTCACCGTCCTTGTATGTATGTTTGTGCGGAAACCGGTACATATGCGAATAGTTTAGTCCTGTAGTCTGTACCGTAACAGTTGTTAATCGAGAACTGGTGTTTAGACTTCGCTCATTACGGTAACAAGGTGCGGTACgcgggtacggtaccggtaccggtgcGGTGAGTTACTTACTGCATTACAGCATTAGGCAGTTACCGGTAGGTGAACTATTAGACTATCGGCATGCGGCATgatttaattttcttattttattcatttattggccaataaaaaaacatacGGTAGTGTACTAATATACGGTACCCGTCTGCCGATACCAGAATACAGCACAGTATCGGTACCTACCGTATTACAATGTTATTAAGATAGATTTTCAGCCAATATTCCTAAATGTATTAGTACCGATACCGTAACGTCCAGTATCTGTACGCTGTACCGGTACTGAATTATTGTCAATTGCAACTGCTGAACTGGTCAGTCAGTCAGTGCAGCGAACAGGAAAACTTTTAGAATGATTTGAACGCTACCGTACCTACGGTATTTCTGCTGTTCTGCAGTATCTGTGTTTTTTAAACAGGTCTAAATCTGAATGAACCTGTTCTTAAATTGAGCAGAATCCAGGAATCAATAATTGCTCATattgtgatgacgtcacagattgagTAAACATGTAGAATAGAACTATCTAGAGTGGTTTACTGGTTTACTTCGATCACTGATGTTTTTGTAAATCAGCCACTATAAATGAAAGTGAGGAATTCAAAGTGTCTAGTACCGTAATGCTGTGATGCAGTAATGTTGATATGATGTCAAAGTTGTATTGGATCTAattataatacagtaatatattgAATCTGTAAATCGTCATTGATATTTTCCCATAATCTCCTCCTGCAGTCCTGTGTTCATCTGTTCATAatgtcattacttatcgattttaatcggtagggtggtgtagccagtctgcggacgatttcattcaaaccgctataaaacaaaaaccaatatttctaacccgttaattttttcaccgtaggtgcattggcatttattctacacgctgaacttcgaattaactttcttcgaccaggggttaaagctatacaaaccaccaaagtacgacactctgaagacgtatttgcgaccgaacgaccagtgtgcgatcacggatttcaagccttgaacatcgtttctgctgcgtcgagactagggcatacgcagccatgcgtgaaaaaatgggcttctaattgcatttctgacagtcatatatTTTAGGAACAcggttatttcaaacaaatttcttcaaattataaacaaagcaccgcatcacagcaatcaaacagacaaaaacacggtggtcgcaaattagttgacaaagatattattgatgtattggaaatgcgcacccccctactCCCCCTTCTTTGAAgatagaaacgcgaaactttaaagatggttaaaagaaacacaactctacccacctgccaagtttcatctctttatctcttatatttgtatgaattttcaagcttttttgaaggaacaatgggtagttggcgacatggtaaaatggtccgttttttttcttcggtcaggttttcggtcgtaacttttttatttatggccgcattttagtgtaatttcgcagagctacgagggataagtggACGATAACGCGTGAGAAATATCGGCGCGGTTCGTTATttttttcggcattaatttaatcgatgaagttgatggtcgcAGATAGGTCATGtccgcaaagtgggtaagccaccctaagtatgttgataggtatttgtctgtctgtgtgtatgtctgttagacgcacgcgatatctcacgaaagcgagattgaatctgctccagattttgcatgtgcattcattatatctcggaccaaaagcccattgattttgggcgaattatgccgtataattagcaagttatcaattaattagtgatgggacacaagctgtcactatggagtaaaagcgctgttttgggggatcccctaactttcgattgataaatcttcggtctctgaccgatactCTCGTTTTGTAGTTTCGATGCATCAGATTGATTTTCGTAACCCTGAACGCTTGACTCCAAAtctgttttcaaatttgttgaattG encodes:
- the LOC120338257 gene encoding uncharacterized protein LOC120338257, encoding MAIISFHYVILGVAIVFLQFFVTTQATTQAVPTTPAKEIYKAVFYSKEPGKENKIECKLHYIRFDGAYLRGVKAPNHIHFNGSNFEDCKRRCCYESRFECKSFSYFRYLRQCFIMNVTREHEKVELVDFKGYTHVEIVESPVEETTQTPDETTVSIDETTEPMFWEPSTFSEQNTGTTSQTKASSTSGFHSTDGSPTTDNKEDSDTTAVSTKNSNTESTVNTDGSNSMEGSGSTTNLMTDGTTSTIKIAGPDKGVLEESDTPEKLVSNNCPMNCENDGECLIRETNDPIAKEEAYCKCSEGFDGEKCENIVTNSDGFPVAIIIVIVIVSIIVILLIVICVLCQLHRRKKGEYRVVSHFRKWARRGKAKQKGVEDDKDATDLEGKEITTPTTSVQSIQNSDASSASKTQV